Proteins from a genomic interval of Maylandia zebra isolate NMK-2024a linkage group LG15, Mzebra_GT3a, whole genome shotgun sequence:
- the rnf217 gene encoding E3 ubiquitin-protein ligase RNF217 isoform X2, producing the protein MGRAKSGMENDGPIADACKMPSFISGIEEGRVKLSRNLPTQTSLTDGKVERTLGDLSRRVTRSNSRLSLDESDRDPGGKDAEGNNNNNCNGGGRARRRASAVDILRKNFGDSKSPSFRLNRGSRMQYGAELENHEGNVNDTQDYVPDCSGSTKSDVETGEAEVENEPTSSELPSLGVRAVELLTVTGQHHHTCDNSGSTATPEGSVSAKEHVYCTVYCIANDSHRQDAEITDRSDDTVAPDTSERDLETGQDAGSSLEPQPYTVDDLVDPFGDLSHRLSAEQAGAEGAMQSCRVCMEEKTIAPLPCCRKAVCDECLKLYVSSQVRVGKALISCPITECSGNLEEGLVISHLTKEEVAKYRYFLELSQLDSSTKPCPQCSQFTSLKTHTPNRSEHKYKIQCSNCQFVWCFKCHAPWHDGLKCRDYRKGDKLLRTWASVIEHGQRNAQKCPKCKIHIQRTEGCDHMTCVQCNTNFCYRCGERYRHLRFFGDHTSNLSVFGCKYRYLPDKPHLRRLIRGSVCASKVLIAPVVILLVVVLGALALVIGLVVFPIYYVCKKRKKQQRTRGSGRWI; encoded by the exons ATGGGGAGAGCTAAATCGGGAATGGAAAATGACGGCCCGATAGCTGACGCCTGTAAAATGCCGAGTTTCATCAGCGGCATCGAGGAGGGGAGGGTGAAATTGTCCCGCAACCTGCCGACACAAACTTCCCTCACGGACGGTAAAGTTGAGCGGACGCTCGGAGATTTGAGCCGACGTGTCACCAGGTCAAACTCTCGGCTATCGCTGGACGAAAGCGACAGGGACCCGGGGGGGAAGGATGCGGagggcaacaacaacaacaactgcaacGGCGGAGGGAGAGCGAGGAGGAGGGCGAGCGCTGTCGACATCCTGAGGAAGAATTTCGGGGATTCAAAATCTCCCTCTTTCCGTCTTAACAGAGGCAGTCGGATGCAGTACGGAGCCGAGCTTGAAAACCACGAAGGAAACGTTAACGACACTCAAGATTATGTACCTGATTGTAGCGGGTCTACAAAGTCGGACGTAGAAACGGGCGAAGCCGAGGTGGAAAACGAACCAACCTCGAGCGAGTTACCGAGTTTGGGTGTTCGGGCAGTTGAATTGTTAACCGTTACAGGTCAGCACCATCATACGTGTGACAACAGCGGCAGCACGGCCACTCCGGAGGGGTCTGTCAGTGCCAAAGAGCACGTCTACTGCACCGTTTACTGCATTGCCAACGACAGCCATAGACAAGACGCCGAAATCACGGACCGCTCCGATGACACGGTCGCACCAGACACGTCAGAACGGGACTTGGAGACTGGGCAGGATGCGGGTTCGAGTCTCGAGCCGCAACCGTACACAGTGGACGACCTGGTGGATCCTTTCGGGGACTTGTCCCACCGGCTGTCCGCGGAGCAGGCCGGCGCCGAGGGTGCGATGCAGAGTTGCCGGGTGTGCATGGAAGAGAAAACCATCGCACCCCTGCCCTGCTGCAGGAAGGCCGTGTGTGACGAGTGTCTGAAACTCTACGTCAGCTCCCAG GTGCGAGTGGGGAAAGCTCTTATCAGCTGTCCGATCACGGAGTGTAGTGGCAACCTGGAGGAAGGACTGGTGATTTCCCATTTGACCAAAGAGGAGGTGGCAAAATATCGTTACTTCTTGGAGCTGAGTCAGCTGGATTCGAGCACAAAGCCCTGCCCCCAGTGCAGTCAGTTCACTTCTCTCAAGACGCACACCCCCAACCGCTCCGAGCACAAGTATAAA ATCCAGTGTAGCAATTGCCAGTTTGTGTGGTGCTTTAAATGCCACGCACCTTGGCACGACGGGCTCAAATGCCGCGACTACAGGAAAGGAGACAAGCTGCTACGTACCTGGGCGAGCGTCATTGAGCACGGACAGAGAAACGCCCAGAAATGCCCCAAGTGCAAG ATTCATATTCAGCGTACGGAGGGATGCGATCACATGACCTGTGTGCAGTGCAACACCAACTTCTGTTACCGCTGCGGAGAGCGCTACAGACACCTGAG ATTTTTTGGGGACCACACATCCAACCTCAGTGTGTTTGGCTGCAAGTATCGCTATCTCCCCGATAAACCTCATCTGAGACGGCTAATTAGAGGCTCTGTCTGTG cCTCTAAGGTGCTGATAGCTCCTGTGGTCATTCTGCTGGTCGTGGTGCTCGGAGCTCTCGCACTGGTGATAG GGTTGGTTGTTTTCCCGATTTATTACGTGtgcaagaagaggaagaagcagCAGCGCACCAGAGGCTCCGGACGATGGATCTGA
- the rnf217 gene encoding E3 ubiquitin-protein ligase RNF217 isoform X1 codes for MGRAKSGMENDGPIADACKMPSFISGIEEGRVKLSRNLPTQTSLTDGKVERTLGDLSRRVTRSNSRLSLDESDRDPGGKDAEGNNNNNCNGGGRARRRASAVDILRKNFGDSKSPSFRLNRGSRMQYGAELENHEGNVNDTQDYVPDCSGSTKSDVETGEAEVENEPTSSELPSLGVRAVELLTVTGQHHHTCDNSGSTATPEGSVSAKEHVYCTVYCIANDSHRQDAEITDRSDDTVAPDTSERDLETGQDAGSSLEPQPYTVDDLVDPFGDLSHRLSAEQAGAEGAMQSCRVCMEEKTIAPLPCCRKAVCDECLKLYVSSQVRVGKALISCPITECSGNLEEGLVISHLTKEEVAKYRYFLELSQLDSSTKPCPQCSQFTSLKTHTPNRSEHKYKIQCSNCQFVWCFKCHAPWHDGLKCRDYRKGDKLLRTWASVIEHGQRNAQKCPKCKIHIQRTEGCDHMTCVQCNTNFCYRCGERYRHLSRFFGDHTSNLSVFGCKYRYLPDKPHLRRLIRGSVCASKVLIAPVVILLVVVLGALALVIGLVVFPIYYVCKKRKKQQRTRGSGRWI; via the exons ATGGGGAGAGCTAAATCGGGAATGGAAAATGACGGCCCGATAGCTGACGCCTGTAAAATGCCGAGTTTCATCAGCGGCATCGAGGAGGGGAGGGTGAAATTGTCCCGCAACCTGCCGACACAAACTTCCCTCACGGACGGTAAAGTTGAGCGGACGCTCGGAGATTTGAGCCGACGTGTCACCAGGTCAAACTCTCGGCTATCGCTGGACGAAAGCGACAGGGACCCGGGGGGGAAGGATGCGGagggcaacaacaacaacaactgcaacGGCGGAGGGAGAGCGAGGAGGAGGGCGAGCGCTGTCGACATCCTGAGGAAGAATTTCGGGGATTCAAAATCTCCCTCTTTCCGTCTTAACAGAGGCAGTCGGATGCAGTACGGAGCCGAGCTTGAAAACCACGAAGGAAACGTTAACGACACTCAAGATTATGTACCTGATTGTAGCGGGTCTACAAAGTCGGACGTAGAAACGGGCGAAGCCGAGGTGGAAAACGAACCAACCTCGAGCGAGTTACCGAGTTTGGGTGTTCGGGCAGTTGAATTGTTAACCGTTACAGGTCAGCACCATCATACGTGTGACAACAGCGGCAGCACGGCCACTCCGGAGGGGTCTGTCAGTGCCAAAGAGCACGTCTACTGCACCGTTTACTGCATTGCCAACGACAGCCATAGACAAGACGCCGAAATCACGGACCGCTCCGATGACACGGTCGCACCAGACACGTCAGAACGGGACTTGGAGACTGGGCAGGATGCGGGTTCGAGTCTCGAGCCGCAACCGTACACAGTGGACGACCTGGTGGATCCTTTCGGGGACTTGTCCCACCGGCTGTCCGCGGAGCAGGCCGGCGCCGAGGGTGCGATGCAGAGTTGCCGGGTGTGCATGGAAGAGAAAACCATCGCACCCCTGCCCTGCTGCAGGAAGGCCGTGTGTGACGAGTGTCTGAAACTCTACGTCAGCTCCCAG GTGCGAGTGGGGAAAGCTCTTATCAGCTGTCCGATCACGGAGTGTAGTGGCAACCTGGAGGAAGGACTGGTGATTTCCCATTTGACCAAAGAGGAGGTGGCAAAATATCGTTACTTCTTGGAGCTGAGTCAGCTGGATTCGAGCACAAAGCCCTGCCCCCAGTGCAGTCAGTTCACTTCTCTCAAGACGCACACCCCCAACCGCTCCGAGCACAAGTATAAA ATCCAGTGTAGCAATTGCCAGTTTGTGTGGTGCTTTAAATGCCACGCACCTTGGCACGACGGGCTCAAATGCCGCGACTACAGGAAAGGAGACAAGCTGCTACGTACCTGGGCGAGCGTCATTGAGCACGGACAGAGAAACGCCCAGAAATGCCCCAAGTGCAAG ATTCATATTCAGCGTACGGAGGGATGCGATCACATGACCTGTGTGCAGTGCAACACCAACTTCTGTTACCGCTGCGGAGAGCGCTACAGACACCTGAG CAGATTTTTTGGGGACCACACATCCAACCTCAGTGTGTTTGGCTGCAAGTATCGCTATCTCCCCGATAAACCTCATCTGAGACGGCTAATTAGAGGCTCTGTCTGTG cCTCTAAGGTGCTGATAGCTCCTGTGGTCATTCTGCTGGTCGTGGTGCTCGGAGCTCTCGCACTGGTGATAG GGTTGGTTGTTTTCCCGATTTATTACGTGtgcaagaagaggaagaagcagCAGCGCACCAGAGGCTCCGGACGATGGATCTGA